A stretch of Exiguobacterium sp. BMC-KP DNA encodes these proteins:
- a CDS encoding tyrosine-type recombinase/integrase has protein sequence MMVFYEERLLTLIEQGPYSPLTKKAYRSDVRHLCRNVSRIDVPSLQRYGTLLRTSYASTTVARRLHALSTLFDQLVTERALAHNPLAQTKRHPPIARRRPRFSYDDVRSVLERITDETVYAFCFLLLHTGLRFAEAHALRLTDVDWDTKQLFVRHGKGGRMRHLPLHDELHRVLLRYLETTSVSSQELFSTETGRRFPAERIRSTLREASLTQLGRILRPHDLRVTFATTLYHEHETDVLTIMRLLGHRDVRTTQHYILPSSDIDRASVNRLKPTTY, from the coding sequence ATGATGGTGTTCTATGAAGAACGATTATTAACGTTGATCGAACAAGGACCCTACAGTCCATTGACGAAAAAAGCTTACCGGAGCGACGTCCGTCATCTGTGTCGTAACGTGAGCCGAATCGATGTTCCTTCGTTGCAACGGTACGGCACCTTACTACGAACGTCGTATGCTTCGACGACTGTCGCCCGTCGTCTCCACGCCCTGTCGACACTGTTCGACCAACTCGTTACTGAACGCGCCTTAGCACACAATCCCCTCGCACAAACGAAACGTCATCCCCCGATTGCCCGTCGACGCCCCCGCTTTTCGTATGATGATGTTCGGTCCGTCCTCGAACGGATTACGGACGAGACCGTCTACGCGTTCTGTTTCTTACTGCTCCATACGGGACTTCGTTTCGCCGAGGCACATGCTTTACGCCTGACGGATGTCGATTGGGACACGAAGCAACTATTTGTTCGACATGGAAAAGGAGGACGCATGCGTCATCTGCCGTTACATGACGAATTGCATCGCGTCTTATTGCGTTATCTTGAGACGACGTCCGTCTCTTCGCAGGAATTGTTTTCAACGGAGACGGGTCGTCGCTTCCCGGCAGAACGAATTCGGTCGACGTTACGCGAAGCGAGTCTAACGCAGCTCGGTCGGATTCTTCGTCCGCACGATCTTCGTGTGACCTTCGCGACCACGCTCTACCACGAACATGAGACAGACGTATTGACGATCATGCGTCTACTCGGTCACCGGGACGTCCGGACGACCCAACACTATATCTTGCCTTCCAGCGATATCGATCGTGCCTCGGTCAACCGACTCAAGCCGACAACGTATTGA
- a CDS encoding tyrosine-type recombinase/integrase codes for MQHDEYLHEYLISHPTFAKPTIKAYRSDVRHMERAGVSWSIASLQHYFDQMRLNYQPSTILRRFHALRSLGNVLVRAGRLQRNPLHDVSPITHQRFPDETYHDLQEGLSIVRSIEDPVYRLFFEVICQTGLRFTEARLLSVADIDFKTHTLFVRYGKGRRLRTIPIGIMLSHRLLHFLGERKEGILFQSVTGCYLHEQTARVILRDTALRLSGAPLRPHALRIAYATYLHHEGGCTIVEIQRLLGHAHPTTTVGYIRSRTNRIREILNTLSA; via the coding sequence ATGCAACACGACGAGTACTTGCACGAATATCTCATCTCACATCCGACGTTCGCAAAACCGACGATCAAAGCCTACCGTAGTGACGTCCGGCATATGGAACGTGCCGGTGTCTCGTGGTCGATCGCGTCGCTCCAGCACTACTTCGATCAGATGCGTCTGAATTATCAGCCGTCGACGATTCTACGACGGTTCCATGCCTTGCGCTCACTCGGGAATGTGCTTGTCCGAGCCGGGAGGTTGCAACGGAATCCACTGCATGACGTGTCACCGATCACGCATCAACGTTTTCCGGACGAGACCTATCACGATTTACAAGAAGGACTATCGATTGTCCGCAGCATCGAAGACCCGGTGTATCGTTTGTTTTTCGAAGTGATTTGCCAGACCGGTCTCCGCTTCACTGAGGCACGTCTGTTGTCCGTTGCGGATATTGATTTCAAAACGCATACGCTGTTCGTCCGTTACGGCAAGGGACGCCGCCTACGTACGATTCCAATCGGGATCATGTTGTCGCATCGTCTACTGCATTTCCTCGGTGAGCGTAAAGAGGGCATTCTGTTTCAGTCTGTGACCGGATGCTATCTGCATGAACAGACGGCACGTGTGATTCTTCGGGACACCGCCCTGCGCTTGAGCGGTGCACCGCTCCGACCACATGCGCTCCGGATCGCATATGCGACCTATCTGCATCATGAAGGAGGTTGTACGATCGTTGAGATTCAGCGCTTACTCGGTCATGCGCATCCGACGACGACCGTCGGCTATATCCGGAGTCGTACGAACCGAATCCGAGAGATCCTCAATACGTTGTCGGCTTGA
- a CDS encoding sigma factor, with amino-acid sequence MNELLRNWLPLINSLLSRLSIHPNEQDECRQAALLRLWKSIEDGKTLTVTFVRIRAKGAMLDYLATRNRTLATEVVSDALPERPRNPHLSFTYLMNELKRDLSTTEFTFLESLMNGTEETLGYSHARLRSLKSELRKKVEYLLG; translated from the coding sequence ATGAATGAACTTCTTCGCAACTGGCTCCCCCTCATCAACTCCCTACTCTCCCGCCTGTCGATCCACCCGAATGAACAGGATGAATGCCGGCAAGCCGCTTTGCTCCGTCTCTGGAAATCGATCGAGGATGGCAAGACGTTGACCGTCACTTTCGTTCGGATTCGCGCGAAAGGCGCGATGCTTGATTACCTGGCAACTCGTAACCGGACGCTCGCAACAGAAGTCGTCTCCGACGCGTTACCGGAACGCCCGCGCAACCCACATTTGTCGTTCACTTACCTGATGAATGAACTCAAGCGTGACTTATCGACGACCGAGTTCACGTTTCTTGAGTCCTTGATGAATGGGACGGAAGAGACGCTCGGGTACTCGCACGCCCGGCTCCGGTCCTTGAAATCCGAACTCCGTAAGAAAGTCGAGTACTTGCTCGGATGA
- a CDS encoding immunoglobulin-like domain-containing protein, protein MKKGLAIVLSLLLILSYGLTPLGASAASSSSVKTVYSPKYLVHYGGVKYAKKKLTYPKSVKVKLSNGKYAYRSVKWNKVSFDKKYIGKKQKIKGDVYGTSKNAYWYVKVKNYPAKVLAPNVMTVGKNQPANLPTRLSTIFEGGQRYSYPLKWSKVSTASFGTKNLTYSTVGRNLEIYGAAKLKVSDVVQSMQKYYLVSYGKKIRATGKILYEAKGMKSYLVIMDKKTGESTKMYLKLDKKGHYYVTSQELAPGDYTVYILSGSKKTKSVTITIKKPITEPTDEQKRELLQKLLLVINVSNPLLSDIEFPEVDGVTFAVDSDNPAVSSSGKVTRGATDQTVNFAIKATFGGVTESKSFSNILVPRKDLSDEELIDFTLQNFTIANPLKTNITLPTAEGISFSLISSNEAVVSSNGIVKRGMEDKQVDLTLRATKGSLTKTKSFPNILVPKVDNATDSLLQDYLDKLDIKSPVTKNIILPALPGATVSITSTKPSVISDTGIVTRGMTDQTVSIVVSVTKDGITKSRDFWNLTVPKQDATTDELLDLYLSGLTISSPLTTNLSLTPPAGVNLSISASDPNILSNTGILTPPDVDKTISVTVNVSKDGITKSRTFTNILVPLSLSAELDAALNAINLNLLNLTGNVNLPSSSKGIAVQWTSNNPDVISNDGVVKGALNLQNFTLKASVTKGGITKSRTFSGTVAANLGLSFKNDIAKIKSSVGTLNVGYNLNLPTSLNGSAITWTSSAPSLLSSTGVILNDSSSTPFTLTATSGGTSETLNLAIQRPSGGLLSGVVDLLGNVLNPVVNTLASGQGTATLPKSYGGLLGIGARDITNWSSSHPDLVTIQGYNLTVKRDDFDHLVVLYADYEGLDKPVPVLVKIPKR, encoded by the coding sequence ATGAAAAAAGGGTTGGCGATTGTTCTGAGTCTTCTTCTCATCTTGTCTTATGGGTTGACCCCATTGGGTGCTTCTGCCGCTTCTTCGAGTAGCGTCAAGACCGTCTACTCACCGAAGTATCTCGTTCACTACGGTGGCGTGAAGTATGCCAAGAAAAAATTGACGTATCCAAAATCCGTCAAGGTCAAGCTCTCGAACGGGAAGTATGCGTATCGATCCGTCAAATGGAATAAGGTCAGCTTTGATAAGAAGTACATCGGAAAGAAACAGAAGATCAAGGGAGATGTCTACGGTACATCAAAAAATGCGTACTGGTATGTCAAAGTCAAAAACTATCCAGCGAAGGTACTTGCTCCGAATGTCATGACCGTCGGAAAGAATCAACCAGCGAACTTGCCGACACGTCTTTCAACGATTTTCGAGGGTGGACAACGCTACTCGTATCCGCTCAAATGGAGTAAGGTCTCAACAGCTTCATTCGGTACGAAAAATCTGACGTACTCGACAGTCGGACGCAACCTCGAAATCTACGGGGCTGCCAAGCTGAAAGTATCCGATGTCGTCCAGTCGATGCAGAAGTACTATCTCGTCTCGTATGGGAAAAAGATTCGGGCAACCGGCAAAATTCTCTATGAAGCAAAAGGTATGAAGAGCTACCTCGTCATTATGGATAAAAAGACGGGTGAGAGCACGAAGATGTATCTCAAGCTCGACAAAAAAGGTCACTACTACGTGACAAGTCAGGAACTCGCACCAGGAGACTACACGGTCTACATCCTGTCGGGTTCGAAAAAGACGAAATCCGTCACGATTACGATCAAAAAACCGATCACGGAACCAACAGATGAACAAAAACGGGAACTGCTTCAAAAGTTACTTCTCGTCATCAACGTCTCGAATCCCCTATTAAGTGACATCGAGTTCCCAGAAGTCGATGGTGTCACGTTCGCGGTCGATTCAGACAATCCAGCCGTCTCAAGTAGCGGAAAAGTCACGCGTGGTGCGACCGATCAAACCGTCAATTTTGCGATCAAGGCGACATTTGGCGGTGTGACGGAAAGTAAATCGTTCTCGAACATCCTCGTTCCACGAAAAGATCTATCGGACGAAGAGTTGATCGACTTTACACTTCAGAACTTCACGATTGCCAATCCACTCAAAACGAATATCACATTACCAACGGCTGAAGGAATCTCGTTCTCGCTGATTTCGTCGAATGAAGCCGTCGTCTCAAGCAACGGAATCGTCAAACGCGGAATGGAAGATAAACAAGTCGACTTGACGTTACGCGCGACGAAAGGCAGCTTGACAAAAACGAAGAGTTTCCCGAACATCCTCGTCCCGAAAGTCGACAATGCGACAGATAGCCTGTTGCAAGACTACCTTGATAAACTCGATATCAAGAGTCCGGTGACGAAAAATATCATCCTTCCAGCACTTCCGGGTGCTACAGTATCCATCACATCAACTAAACCTAGCGTCATCTCAGACACAGGTATCGTCACACGCGGTATGACGGATCAAACCGTCTCGATCGTCGTCTCGGTCACAAAAGACGGTATCACGAAATCACGTGATTTCTGGAACTTAACGGTTCCAAAACAAGATGCAACGACAGATGAATTACTTGATCTTTACTTGTCTGGTTTGACAATTAGCAGTCCGTTGACTACGAACTTGTCGCTCACTCCACCAGCTGGTGTAAACTTGTCAATCAGTGCATCAGATCCAAATATTTTATCGAACACAGGTATTTTGACGCCACCAGATGTCGATAAGACGATTTCTGTGACAGTTAACGTCTCTAAAGACGGCATTACGAAATCACGTACGTTTACGAATATCCTGGTACCGCTCAGTCTTTCAGCAGAGTTAGATGCTGCACTAAATGCAATCAATCTGAATCTGTTGAACTTAACAGGTAACGTCAATCTGCCAAGTAGTTCAAAAGGTATTGCCGTTCAATGGACATCAAACAATCCAGATGTCATCTCGAACGACGGTGTCGTGAAAGGTGCATTGAACTTACAAAACTTCACGCTCAAAGCAAGCGTCACAAAAGGTGGCATTACAAAATCGAGAACGTTCTCAGGAACAGTCGCAGCCAATCTTGGACTATCGTTTAAAAACGATATCGCAAAAATCAAGTCGAGCGTCGGTACGCTGAACGTTGGCTACAACCTCAACCTTCCGACTTCACTGAATGGTTCAGCGATTACTTGGACTTCAAGTGCACCATCGCTATTAAGTAGTACAGGCGTCATCTTGAACGACTCTAGTTCAACGCCATTTACTCTGACAGCGACATCTGGAGGGACGTCAGAAACGTTGAATCTCGCTATCCAACGCCCTTCTGGTGGTTTGTTAAGTGGCGTCGTTGATTTACTTGGGAATGTATTAAATCCTGTCGTCAACACTTTAGCTAGCGGTCAAGGAACAGCAACACTTCCGAAAAGTTACGGTGGTCTTCTTGGTATTGGAGCACGTGATATTACGAATTGGAGTAGTTCACACCCAGATCTCGTGACGATTCAAGGTTATAACTTAACTGTAAAACGTGACGATTTTGACCATCTCGTCGTGCTCTACGCAGACTATGAGGGTCTCGACAAACCCGTTCCGGTTCTTGTCAAAATTCCTAAACGTTAA